Proteins found in one Methanooceanicella nereidis genomic segment:
- a CDS encoding GyrI-like domain-containing protein: MSSYNCEIKEQPAQPTMSIRTRASLEKLPEVIGQSAHAIIQYLGEIGEQPESVLYVAYFNLEMSDLDVEIGFPVSKKLPGRGDIQPGEIPGGKVATCMYTGPYSEMRPAYEALMRLVNEKGQVPTGISYEMYYNSPMEVSLEDLKTLILLPLKK, from the coding sequence ATGTCATCATACAATTGTGAGATAAAAGAGCAGCCTGCACAGCCGACCATGTCTATCCGCACCCGGGCGTCGCTGGAGAAACTTCCAGAAGTCATAGGCCAGAGCGCCCATGCTATAATCCAATACCTGGGCGAGATCGGTGAACAGCCAGAAAGTGTATTATATGTAGCATATTTTAATCTGGAAATGTCTGACCTGGACGTTGAGATCGGCTTCCCCGTATCGAAGAAGCTGCCTGGAAGGGGTGACATCCAGCCTGGAGAGATCCCGGGAGGCAAGGTCGCAACATGTATGTACACAGGCCCGTACAGTGAGATGCGGCCAGCCTATGAAGCTCTCATGAGACTGGTGAACGAAAAAGGGCAAGTGCCTACCGGTATCAGCTACGAGATGTACTACAACAGTCCTATGGAAGTTAGCCTGGAAGATCTGAAAACACTTATACTGCTTCCGCTGAAAAAGTAG
- a CDS encoding CxxC-x17-CxxC domain-containing protein has protein sequence MSGNFLGRSIGPREMHKATCSDCGNECQVPFRPNGSKPVYCNDCFPKHRVARKPRY, from the coding sequence ATGAGCGGAAATTTTTTAGGCCGTAGCATCGGCCCGAGAGAAATGCATAAAGCGACTTGTTCAGATTGCGGTAATGAATGTCAGGTACCTTTCAGACCTAACGGCAGCAAGCCTGTATATTGTAACGATTGCTTCCCGAAGCATAGGGTAGCGAGGAAACCCAGGTATTAG
- a CDS encoding DUF3795 domain-containing protein, whose translation MAKKQYDDYSVKYALAAPCGMYCGFCRDYLAREKGLKKGCEGCRIRNKNCAFIKKDCPPLRNGTIKFCYECESFPCDNLKRLDSNYTKKCGYSMIKSLERIRSVGVDTWLGEQWDARTCPACGGRICIHDAKCFDCGAPLKK comes from the coding sequence ATGGCTAAGAAACAGTACGATGACTATTCCGTTAAGTATGCGCTAGCCGCCCCCTGCGGTATGTATTGCGGCTTTTGCAGGGATTACCTGGCCCGTGAAAAAGGCCTGAAAAAAGGCTGCGAAGGATGCAGGATAAGAAATAAGAATTGCGCGTTCATTAAAAAGGATTGTCCGCCGCTACGGAATGGCACGATAAAGTTTTGCTACGAATGTGAATCATTCCCGTGCGATAATCTAAAAAGGCTCGATAGCAACTATACTAAAAAATGCGGATATAGCATGATAAAAAGCCTTGAGAGGATAAGGAGCGTCGGAGTGGATACGTGGCTCGGAGAGCAATGGGACGCAAGGACGTGCCCGGCCTGCGGCGGTCGTATATGCATACATGACGCTAAGTGCTTTGATTGCGGGGCACCGCTCAAAAAATGA